The following proteins are encoded in a genomic region of Chryseobacterium cucumeris:
- a CDS encoding peptidase domain-containing ABC transporter has protein sequence MIKSFPHERQYDKMDCGPTCLRIVAQHYGRYYSLQFLRDLCSITKEGVSLADLIYACEKIGIKSHAVRCTFQELKSQVHLPAILHWGESHFVVIYRIKGDKIYISDPARGKVTYRLDEFQRKWKKDNEKGIALLIEPAHNFKTVHIAEVIEQKNTLFDFLRYFSNYKKILFLLLVVMTIITGLNLFLPFISRSVIDIGVNKRDLQFIKMILIANLALIICSFFSTIIRDWIILQVSNRVSVNIISDYLSKLLKLPFSFFENKHPGDILQRAHDHERIRSFIMGNSLNIIFSLLSFSAFIFVLVVYSIPVFLIFIAGTAIYLTYIFLFFKARKQVDMNYFALMGKDQGFWIETINNIQEIKINNYEVSRKLKWDEIQAKIFKQNLQMQSITNRQNVGAQVIDNLKNVSITFYCAVLVINAKMTLGELLSIQMILGMLNGPIQQLVQFFLGFQMAKLSFSRIREIKSLPEEDNYENNSFTLPSSGTLKFSNVYFQYSARQPYVLQNLNFVIPEGKTTAFVGDSGSGKSTILKLLLRLYEPSAGDITVGEMNYKNISISNWRDQCGSVFQNGKIFNDTVLNNIVLNTNNIDYKLLKDVVAIANMTQEIENMPLGYKTKIGENGRGISGGQKQRILIARALYRNPKYIFLDEATNALDSINEKNIVHSLSGVFVNKTVVIVAHRLSTIMDADQIIVMKDGRIIERGNHMTLMNQKGHYYKLFESQINVLNGAEKLHTETTTA, from the coding sequence ATGATCAAAAGCTTTCCGCACGAAAGGCAGTATGATAAAATGGATTGTGGTCCAACATGTCTGAGGATAGTAGCCCAACATTACGGAAGATATTATTCGTTACAATTTCTGAGGGATTTATGCAGCATTACAAAGGAGGGAGTTTCTCTGGCTGACCTTATATATGCCTGCGAAAAAATCGGAATCAAGTCTCACGCAGTACGTTGTACTTTTCAGGAATTAAAATCACAGGTTCATCTGCCCGCGATTCTTCACTGGGGTGAAAGTCATTTTGTTGTTATCTATCGAATTAAGGGTGATAAGATTTATATATCGGATCCGGCAAGGGGGAAGGTTACGTACAGGTTGGATGAATTTCAAAGGAAATGGAAAAAAGACAATGAAAAGGGGATTGCCCTTTTGATTGAACCTGCCCATAATTTTAAAACTGTCCATATTGCAGAAGTTATTGAGCAGAAGAATACATTGTTCGATTTCCTCAGGTATTTTTCAAACTACAAAAAAATACTGTTTTTATTACTTGTAGTAATGACTATAATTACGGGATTGAATTTATTTCTTCCGTTTATCTCCAGATCTGTAATCGATATCGGAGTGAACAAAAGGGATTTACAGTTTATTAAGATGATCCTTATTGCTAATCTGGCGCTTATTATCTGTTCTTTTTTTTCAACGATTATACGGGACTGGATCATCCTGCAGGTTTCAAACAGAGTAAGTGTTAATATTATATCAGATTATCTATCGAAGCTTTTAAAACTGCCTTTCAGTTTTTTTGAGAATAAACATCCGGGAGACATCCTACAGCGGGCCCATGACCATGAAAGAATAAGAAGTTTTATTATGGGAAATTCTTTGAATATTATTTTTTCCCTTTTATCATTTTCTGCTTTCATTTTTGTTCTTGTCGTTTACAGCATTCCCGTTTTCCTCATTTTCATAGCAGGTACTGCAATTTATCTTACCTATATATTTCTTTTTTTTAAAGCCAGAAAACAGGTTGATATGAATTATTTTGCTTTAATGGGTAAGGACCAGGGATTCTGGATTGAAACGATTAATAATATTCAGGAAATCAAGATCAATAACTATGAGGTTTCCAGAAAACTGAAATGGGACGAAATACAGGCCAAAATCTTTAAGCAAAATCTACAGATGCAATCCATTACGAACAGGCAGAACGTGGGAGCGCAGGTTATTGATAATCTTAAAAATGTATCAATTACTTTTTATTGTGCAGTACTTGTGATTAATGCTAAAATGACCCTTGGAGAGCTTTTGTCCATTCAAATGATACTGGGAATGTTGAATGGTCCGATTCAGCAACTGGTTCAGTTTTTTCTGGGTTTCCAGATGGCGAAATTAAGCTTTAGTCGAATTCGCGAGATCAAGAGTTTGCCCGAAGAAGATAATTATGAAAATAACAGCTTTACGCTGCCTTCCTCGGGAACCTTAAAGTTTTCAAATGTTTACTTTCAGTATTCTGCTCGCCAGCCCTACGTATTACAGAATCTAAATTTTGTCATCCCCGAAGGAAAGACTACTGCTTTTGTGGGAGACAGCGGTAGTGGCAAATCTACAATACTAAAACTTTTACTGCGATTATATGAGCCTTCGGCCGGTGATATTACAGTGGGCGAGATGAATTATAAGAACATAAGTATTTCTAACTGGAGAGATCAGTGTGGGAGTGTTTTCCAGAACGGTAAGATATTTAACGATACGGTATTAAATAATATTGTCCTCAACACAAATAATATTGATTATAAACTGCTAAAAGATGTCGTTGCTATTGCAAACATGACACAAGAGATTGAGAATATGCCTTTGGGGTACAAAACTAAAATCGGTGAAAACGGAAGGGGGATAAGTGGTGGACAAAAGCAGAGAATACTTATCGCAAGAGCTTTATACCGAAATCCGAAATATATATTTCTGGACGAGGCGACCAATGCACTTGATTCAATTAATGAAAAAAATATTGTTCATTCCCTCTC
- a CDS encoding 2-C-methyl-D-erythritol 4-phosphate cytidylyltransferase, translated as MKRLMRTKKYIIIVAAGEGNRMGAENAKQFLLLDGKPILIHTIDTFLNHPTLIFDIILVLNNSHLEMWDTLCQQYYYLKPIKIVIGGRERFHSVKNAIDTITDHECYIGIHDGVRPFVSETVIERAFSEVIEHDAVVPVVAMIPTIRITDGKNNRSMNRSDFKVVQTPQVFKSEIIKRAYQTPYQSTFFDDATVVEFNGQTIKLIEGNEENIKITLPIDYLTAKALQKTKLIHDISN; from the coding sequence ATGAAACGATTGATGAGAACGAAGAAATACATTATAATTGTGGCAGCTGGTGAGGGTAACAGAATGGGCGCTGAAAACGCAAAACAGTTCCTTCTCCTTGATGGTAAACCAATTCTAATCCATACCATCGATACCTTCTTAAACCACCCCACTCTTATTTTTGACATAATCCTGGTTCTTAATAACTCTCATTTGGAAATGTGGGACACTTTATGCCAGCAATACTATTATCTCAAGCCCATTAAGATTGTCATCGGAGGCAGGGAAAGGTTTCATTCCGTAAAGAATGCAATTGACACCATTACCGATCATGAATGTTATATCGGAATTCACGATGGTGTCAGGCCATTCGTAAGTGAAACGGTAATTGAGCGTGCTTTCTCAGAAGTAATTGAACATGATGCTGTTGTTCCCGTTGTGGCTATGATTCCTACTATAAGAATAACAGATGGTAAAAATAACCGGAGCATGAACCGCAGCGATTTCAAAGTTGTTCAAACACCCCAGGTCTTCAAGTCTGAAATTATAAAAAGGGCTTATCAAACTCCCTATCAGTCAACTTTTTTTGATGATGCCACAGTGGTTGAGTTTAACGGACAGACTATAAAACTTATTGAAGGCAATGAGGAAAATATAAAAATAACACTTCCCATTGATTACCTTACTGCAAAAGCCTTACAAAAAACAAAACTAATACATGATATTTCAAATTAA